The Mycolicibacterium aurum genome segment GAGCGCAGCGGCCTGGTCGCGCTCGGCCCGAAGTGTGGCCACCGCCTGGGCGGCTGCGCGAATGCTGGTCAGATGTGCTGCGGCCGTGGCACTTTCCCTGGCGAGTTGGGCCAGGTCACCGGACAGCGCCGCGTGCCTGCGCACGGCCTCGTCGACCTCGGCGACTGCGGCGGCCCGGCGGGCGACGTCGTCGTCGGCGGCGCGCAACCGCGCCGTCGCCGCGGCCCACTCGCCGGTGGGACGCCCCGTTGACGTGAAGTAGCGCCGATACTCCTGCTCGACCCTGTCGATCAGCAGCGCATCGACGGTGCCTGCACACTCTGCCGCAGGCGCCGCATCATCGACCTCACCGGCGACCACGTCGAGCGCACGGGACAGCGCGTTGCACCCCGACAGGTCCGCGGCCGACATCGGGGCCGACTGCAGGACCCGCTGCGCCTGCCAGAGATCGAGGTCGACGGTCTCGGCGAGCATGGCACGCACGCGCTCGTGCGCCTCGTCGCCGGTGAGCTGCTCGCGGCGGGGCATCAGCACCGTCAGCTCCGTCTCAGGCTTCTTGTGGAACCTCTTGCGGTAGACGAAACGGTAGGGCCCCGCCGAGATTTCGGCGATCACTTCGGCGCCGACATCGGCGTGGGTGGGCTTGACCTGCTTGACTTCCTTCTTGCTGGAACGGTCCTTGGATTCCAGCAGCAGGTCGAGCGCCTCGAGCATCGAGGTCTTGCCCGTCTCGTTGGCTCCGCTGACCACGACGACGCCGTGGTCGGGAAATGCGATGTCGCGGTGGGTGATTCCGCGGTAATTGGTCAGCACCAGACGATGCAACTTCATGCCGCACCCCCTTCGGCCAACCGCAGCAACAGCCCCAGAGCGGCGCGGGCGTCCTCGGCATCGTCGCCCATGGACCGCGCCGTGGCCACCAGCTCGTCGACCGCGGCGGCGGCGAAGCCGCCGATGCCGAGGTCGTCGAACTCACCGTCGGCGGGCATCACCGCGATGTCGGTCTGCTTGTCCCACGGCACGAGAGCCGCGAACAACCGGGCATAGCGGTCCAGACAGGCATCCAGTGCGGCGCGGTCGGTGACGGTCAGCGACCCGGTGAGGCCGAGCCTGATCACCGTGCGCTCCTTGTCGGGCATCTGGTCGAGGTTGATGTCGAGGTCGGCCACGTCGCGGCGGTTGTCCACCGCGTAGCGCAGCGACATGAACCGCCAGGCGCCGACCCGGTGCGCGTCCACCCGCACCGGCCGGTGCTCATCGGACTCGTCGATGTCGACGGCCAGCACCTGCCCCGGTTCGGGTTCGATGTCGTCATAGTTGGTGACCTCAGGCGATCCCGAGTACCAGATGCGCCCGGTGGAGCCGACACTCATTCGGGAGTGCTTGTCCCCCAACGCCACATAGTGCACGGCGCCCCGGGCGAGGGCGGCCTCCAGCGCGGCGAGACCGATCAGCGACGGCCTGTCCTTGTCCGGGACGAGGATGTCGACGGCTCCGTGGCCCACCACGATGCGCGTCACACCGTCCGACGGCAGCCCCTCGAGGACGTCCGAGACGAGGTCGGTGG includes the following:
- a CDS encoding metallophosphoesterase family protein, with the protein product MRFLHTADWQLGMTRHYLNGDAQPRYSAARRGAVTALGRLAVDVGAEFVVVSGDVFEHNQLAPREVSTSLEAMRGIGVPVYLLPGNHDPLDASSVYTSALFTSEKPENVVVLDRPGIHEVRPGLQLVAAPWYSKAPTTDLVSDVLEGLPSDGVTRIVVGHGAVDILVPDKDRPSLIGLAALEAALARGAVHYVALGDKHSRMSVGSTGRIWYSGSPEVTNYDDIEPEPGQVLAVDIDESDEHRPVRVDAHRVGAWRFMSLRYAVDNRRDVADLDINLDQMPDKERTVIRLGLTGSLTVTDRAALDACLDRYARLFAALVPWDKQTDIAVMPADGEFDDLGIGGFAAAAVDELVATARSMGDDAEDARAALGLLLRLAEGGAA